Proteins encoded in a region of the Ruegeria sp. AD91A genome:
- the pyrH gene encoding UMP kinase: MSLSPTTETAESPKTKYKRVMLKISGEALMGDQGFGLHPPTVQRIAQEVKSVHDLGVEICMVIGGGNIFRGLSGSAQGMERTTADYMGMLATVMNALGMQSALEENGVFTRVISAIRMDEVCEPYIRRRAVRHLEKKRVCIFAAGTGNPYFTTDTAATLRANEMACEAIFMGKNGVDGVYDKDPAEHADAVRYDTVTYDDVLAKRLRVMDASAIALARDNNLPLIVFGLDEPGGFRGILAGEGTYTKVQG; this comes from the coding sequence ATGAGCCTTTCCCCTACTACTGAAACTGCTGAGTCCCCGAAAACAAAGTACAAACGGGTCATGTTGAAAATTTCAGGGGAGGCGTTGATGGGGGATCAGGGATTCGGTCTGCACCCGCCAACCGTGCAACGCATCGCACAGGAAGTGAAATCGGTCCACGATCTGGGCGTTGAGATTTGCATGGTCATTGGCGGCGGCAATATTTTTCGGGGCCTGAGCGGTTCAGCCCAGGGCATGGAGCGGACCACAGCGGATTATATGGGCATGTTGGCTACGGTAATGAACGCGCTGGGGATGCAATCCGCACTGGAAGAGAACGGAGTGTTCACCCGCGTGATCTCGGCCATTCGCATGGACGAGGTATGCGAGCCTTATATCCGCCGCCGCGCCGTACGGCACCTCGAGAAAAAGCGGGTCTGTATCTTCGCCGCCGGTACTGGCAATCCATATTTCACGACAGACACCGCTGCCACCCTGCGCGCCAACGAAATGGCGTGCGAGGCGATCTTCATGGGCAAGAACGGAGTGGATGGCGTGTACGACAAGGACCCTGCGGAACATGCTGACGCAGTGCGTTATGATACCGTGACCTATGATGACGTGCTGGCCAAGCGACTGCGGGTCATGGATGCCTCGGCCATTGCGTTGGCACGCGACAACAATCTGCCCCTGATCGTATTCGGGCTTGATGAGCCCGGTGGCTTCCGCGGAATTCTGGCAGGCGAGGGGACCTATACCAAGGTTCAGGGTTGA
- a CDS encoding aminotransferase class V-fold PLP-dependent enzyme, with product MSSLDIDFVRAQFPAFSEPSLQGQAFFENAGGSYTCKPVIDRLTRFYTQRKVQPYAPYEASRLAGVEMDEARARMAAILGVDTDELSFGPSTTQNTYVLAQAFRQWMQPGEAIVVTNQDHEANSGPWRRLAEDGIEVREWQIDPETGSLNPQDLENMLDEKVRLVCFPHCSNVVGEINPVTEITAIAHAAGAFVCVDGVSYAPHGFPNVGDLGPDIYLFSAYKTYGPHQGCMVIRRTLGELLPNQAHYFNGDVLYKRFTPAGPDHAQIAASAGMADYVELLCTHHGGPETGAAEQGAFAHDLMRSHEVSLLQPVLDAVKDRNAVRLIGTSDANRRAPTVALSLNRPAEPVAAELAQYGVMAGGGDFYAVRPLRAMGVDPVQGVLRVSFTHYTTQHEIDQLLEALERVL from the coding sequence ATGAGCTCTCTGGATATCGATTTCGTTCGGGCGCAATTCCCGGCCTTTTCCGAACCCAGCCTGCAAGGCCAGGCGTTTTTCGAAAACGCGGGTGGATCTTACACCTGCAAGCCGGTGATTGACCGGCTGACACGGTTCTACACGCAGCGCAAGGTTCAGCCCTACGCCCCATATGAGGCCAGCCGCTTGGCGGGCGTCGAAATGGACGAAGCGCGTGCGCGCATGGCCGCCATTCTGGGCGTTGACACGGATGAGTTGAGTTTTGGCCCCTCAACCACCCAGAACACTTATGTCTTGGCGCAGGCGTTCCGACAATGGATGCAGCCCGGCGAGGCAATCGTCGTGACCAATCAGGATCACGAAGCCAACTCTGGCCCATGGCGCCGTCTGGCTGAGGACGGGATTGAGGTGAGGGAATGGCAGATCGATCCGGAAACCGGATCGCTGAACCCTCAGGATCTGGAAAACATGTTGGACGAAAAAGTGCGTCTGGTCTGTTTTCCTCATTGCTCAAATGTTGTTGGTGAGATCAATCCGGTCACAGAGATCACTGCTATTGCGCATGCGGCGGGTGCGTTTGTCTGCGTTGATGGCGTATCCTACGCCCCGCACGGATTTCCGAATGTTGGCGATCTGGGGCCGGATATCTATTTGTTTTCTGCGTACAAGACCTATGGCCCGCATCAGGGGTGCATGGTCATCCGCCGCACACTGGGAGAGCTGCTGCCCAACCAGGCGCATTATTTCAACGGTGACGTCTTGTACAAGCGATTCACCCCGGCTGGCCCCGATCACGCGCAGATCGCAGCCAGTGCTGGTATGGCGGATTATGTTGAGCTGCTGTGTACCCACCATGGCGGGCCCGAGACGGGCGCGGCAGAGCAGGGTGCGTTTGCCCATGATCTGATGCGGTCGCACGAAGTGTCGCTGCTGCAACCGGTTCTGGATGCGGTAAAGGACCGTAACGCGGTACGTCTGATCGGTACGTCTGACGCCAACCGGCGCGCGCCCACCGTTGCGCTTTCGTTGAACCGTCCGGCTGAACCAGTTGCAGCAGAACTGGCGCAATATGGTGTCATGGCAGGTGGCGGAGACTTCTATGCGGTGCGTCCCTTGCGGGCGATGGGTGTTGATCCGGTACAAGGTGTTTTGCGCGTCAGCTTCACACATTACACTACACAGCACGAAATTGATCAGCTTTTAGAGGCTCTTGAGCGCGTTTTGTGA
- the miaA gene encoding tRNA (adenosine(37)-N6)-dimethylallyltransferase MiaA — MTRRSTDLLFQRLSPIPEDKPVLIAGPTASGKSALALEIAERHGGVIVNADASQVYDCWRVISARPSTEEETRAPHLLYGHVAYDQDYSTGHWLREVVPLLTGDQRPIIVGGTGLYFSALTEGMAQIPATPPAVRAEADQMPMADLLEGVDADTLAGLDTQNRARVQRAWEVQRATGRSLLSWRAETPPPILQLHDTVPIVFDVDKTWLLDRIERRFDQMLKQGAIEEVRAMQDRFDPTLPACKAIGVPELRAYLDGAMTLDQARERATIATRQFAKRQRTWFRARMKAWNHVDFS; from the coding sequence ATGACCCGGCGATCAACAGACCTGCTTTTTCAGCGACTGTCTCCAATTCCCGAAGACAAGCCGGTTCTGATTGCAGGGCCGACGGCATCGGGGAAATCAGCGTTGGCGCTGGAGATTGCCGAACGGCATGGCGGAGTTATCGTCAACGCGGATGCAAGTCAGGTTTATGACTGCTGGCGCGTCATCTCGGCCAGGCCATCCACTGAGGAAGAAACCCGCGCGCCACATCTGCTGTACGGACATGTCGCCTATGATCAGGATTATTCTACCGGCCATTGGCTGCGCGAGGTCGTGCCCCTGCTCACAGGGGATCAACGCCCGATCATTGTCGGCGGGACGGGCCTTTATTTCTCGGCGCTGACCGAAGGCATGGCGCAAATCCCAGCGACTCCACCTGCGGTTCGGGCTGAGGCTGATCAGATGCCCATGGCAGACCTTCTGGAGGGGGTCGATGCAGACACGCTTGCAGGGCTGGACACGCAGAACCGTGCCCGCGTGCAACGCGCCTGGGAGGTGCAGCGCGCCACAGGTCGTAGCCTGTTGTCCTGGCGGGCCGAAACGCCTCCGCCGATACTGCAGCTTCACGATACGGTTCCCATCGTATTCGATGTCGACAAGACATGGCTGCTGGACAGGATAGAACGCCGCTTTGATCAGATGCTCAAACAGGGTGCAATCGAGGAAGTGCGCGCCATGCAGGACCGGTTCGACCCAACCCTTCCGGCCTGCAAGGCCATAGGTGTTCCGGAACTCAGGGCGTATCTGGACGGCGCGATGACTTTGGATCAGGCGCGCGAGCGCGCAACCATTGCAACAAGGCAATTCGCCAAGCGTCAGCGCACCTGGTTTCGCGCCCGTATGAAGGCATGGAATCACGTCGATTTTTCATAG